TAGAAAGAATTCAACCAACGCacaaaataaacactcaaaTATGAAGCTTGATTTGAAAGGGCACTGGTAAACCCAGCAGTTCTTAGCAACCACTACAATAACCTTACACCTCTCTGGCATCCCAAGGTTCCGAAGAAATGGGTATTGCCACACTCAAAATATAAGTCAAAACGTAATAAGTTCATTAGAAGACTAGTCCGGAAAGTAAAATACGACGAGAGACGGCAGCCGGTGGATTAATCGGACATCCCTTACTCATAGATCCAGTGGTGAACGCTGCTCTGCCAGTTTGCAGGGCCGTCGGGGAACCACAGTGCAATCTCCTTCCTTGCACCCTCGGCTGAGTCACTTCCATGAATGATGTTCCTGTCAGCCAATAAAATTTCGTCGAGTCAAACTACCATCGCACAACAAATGCATAAGAAATCGAGGGttcttaaaattttaaactgaTCACATGAGATGCAATCAAACTACACAAAACCTGGAAAGACTAGAATATTTATGTTCACCATAATTCAAACCATCAAATTACCTGCCAATCTCAATTGCATAATCACCACGGATGGTTCCGGGGGCAGATTCTGCTGGGTTGGTGGCACCAATGATCTTTCGGCCGGTAAGAATAACATTCTTACCCTCCCAGATCATAGCAACAACGGGACCAGAGATAATGTAATCAACCAATCCACTGAAGAAGGGCTTTGCAGACAAGTCCTCGTAGTGCTTCTCAGCAAAAGGACGATCCACATTGATGAACTTCATACCTGAACATATTCAGCAAAAAACTTGGCATAAATTACAAGCTACGCACCCTAAACA
This region of Malus domestica chromosome 07, GDT2T_hap1 genomic DNA includes:
- the LOC103439015 gene encoding nucleoside diphosphate kinase 1, which gives rise to MEQTFIMIKPDGVQRGLVGDIISRFEKKGFYLKGMKFINVDRPFAEKHYEDLSAKPFFSGLVDYIISGPVVAMIWEGKNVILTGRKIIGATNPAESAPGTIRGDYAIEIGRNIIHGSDSAEGARKEIALWFPDGPANWQSSVHHWIYE